Proteins co-encoded in one Aspergillus fumigatus Af293 chromosome 6, whole genome shotgun sequence genomic window:
- a CDS encoding TOM complex receptor protein TOM20: protein MKTSTLVAASAGTILTGLLAYAVYFDHKRQTDPEFRRSLKRNNRRLARAVKEEAEAQGAMQREAIKKAVQQAKDEGFPTDLEEKEAYFMGQVARGESLCAEGSNQIEAALCFYKALKVYPQPKDLISIYDKTVPKDVLEILAEMVAMDAGLKLGSFTGEGGSADNHGVE, encoded by the exons ATGAAGACCTCAACTTTGGTGGCCGCTTCTGCCGGCACCATCTTGACTGGCCTCTTGG CCTACGCCGTATACTTTGACCACAAGAGACAGACCGATCCGGAGTTCCGCAGAAGCTTGAAGAGAAACAACCGACGACTTGCGCGTGctgtgaaggaggaagcagaagccCAGGGTGCTATGCAGCGGGAAGCCATCAAGAAGGCTGTTCAGCAGGCCAAGGATGAAGGTTTCCCAACAgacttggaagagaaggaggccTACTTCATGGGTCAAGTTGCCCGCGGAGAGTCTCTGTGTGCCGAAG GCTCCAACCAGATTGAAGCTGCTCTGTGCTTCTACAAGGCTCTCAAGGTCTACCCTCAGCCCAAGGACCTGATCTCGATATATGACAAGACCGTCCCTAAGGATGTGTTGGAGATCTTGGCCGAAATGGTCGCCATGGACGCCGGTCTCAAACTGGGATCTTTTACTGGCGAGGGTGGCAGTGCTGACAATCACGGCGTCGAATAA
- a CDS encoding exocyst subunit EXO84 — protein sequence MESRGLTLRSRTRRARPQISAPKPISGPLPPNSKSTDSGQGNNVSQAVSRERIPTNGATSDLVKRRYSTRYNQAPEFDASAPPVPGLPAAASKYGGLGPPEASKKPSSDSSGPPQVDLNALRDPSLPVDRYVANLLANATEEEIEEYQNNLRKVRNRTSTDLQQNVYQNRTQFIKISKEAEKLKGEMRTLRTLMAELTTALGQTAIGNAPNPMSPTADDWVPKRNANRSSVANLESMWNVQLQTLWKTVEGSQKFLPVAPGRHIVMETGQWVELDSATWKPRRPVHIVLLNDHLLVAAKKRKRVDASNHRGPVPTKLVAEECWPLQDVDMIDLGANMGTGAAREEAEERGIANAINVRVGSKTFTYRHDKRDSSDKGELLATFRKAVEDLRRTLRSESDTAIKPTDGFGYAGVKHSVSQKLDLNASDASRDKPEVRIDVDGKQQNLRWVDGQVDELDIDIALQRFEEAVSGIERLRKLARGLKGNSYAQQIINSKVDERAARLASVLSRALADTHSFLNATKTNVTWLTRLGFEDQAREAYLKARSDVISKRVRACVFEGDLPLYIFQVSYVYFTLIKNTINIYQQCFPAVLTSACIKWAKHHLDGFNALLTRQLSSVQRGTTVWQKCIDIVHEHADSLTEVGVDFVDLVAKGLDLHDNGGEKPQMTRSESLISGLADAARDHAF from the exons ATGGAAAGTCGCGGGCTGACCCTTCGAAGTAGAACGCGCCGTGCTCGTCCTCAAATCAGTGCTCCGAAGCCCATATCCGGACCACTTCCACCTAACAGCAAGAGTACCGATTCGGGCCAGGGAAACAATGTCTCTCAGGCAGTGTCTCGTGAGCGAATCCCTACGAATGGCGCGACCTCAGACCTAGTAAAACGGAGATACTCGACGCGATACAATCAAGCTCCAGAATTCGATGCCAGCGCCCCCCCTGTCCCTGGTCTCCCAGCGGCAGCAAGCAAATATGGCGGATTGGGTCCTCCGGAAGCCAGCAAAAAGCCGTCGTCGGACTCCTCCGGGCCGCCACAAGTTGATTTGAATGCATTGAGGGATCCAAGTCTGCCGGTAGACAGAT ATGTAGCAAACCTGCTCGCCAATGCTACGGAagaagaaatcgaagagTATCAAAACAATTTACGGAAAGTGAGAAACAGAACGTCCACCGACCTTCAGCAGAATGTGTACCAGAATCGCACCCAGTTCATCAAGATCAGTAAAGAGGCGGAGAAGCTCAAAGGCGAGATGCGGACGCTTCGAACTCTGATGGCGGAACTCACCACTGCTCTGGGCCAGACAGCTATTGGAAATGCCCCCAATCCTATGTCACCGACAGCGGATGACTGGGTACCGAAGCGCAACGCGAATCGCAGTTCAGTAGCCAATCTCGAAAGCATGTGGAATGTCCAGCTTCAAACACTATGGAAGACTGTGGAAGGATCACAAAAGTTCTTGCCTGTAGCTCCAGGCCGGCATATCGTGATGGAGACGGGGCAGTGGGTCGAGCTGGACTCGGCCACGTGGAAGCCTAGGCGCCCTGTTCACATCGTGCTTCTGAACGACCATCTATTGGTGGCTGCGAAAAAGCGAAAGCGGGTTGATGCAAGCAACCATCGAGGCCCGGTTCCGACAAAACTTGTTGCCGAGGAGTGTTGGCCGCTACAAGATGTTGACATGATTGACCTCGGGGCCAATATGGGCACTGGGGCAGCCCgcgaagaagccgaagagcGGGGCATCGCAAACGCAATCAATGTTCGAGTAGGCTCAAAGACTTTCACATATCGTCACGACAAGCGGGATAGTTCCGACAAGGGCGAGCTTCTTGCGACTTTTCGAAAAGCGGTGGAGGACCTTCGGCGAACACTGCGGTCCGAGTCAGACACAGCCATTAAGCCCACTGACGGATTTGGCTATGCAGGCGTCAAACATTCTGTTTCCCAAAAGTTGGATCTCAATGCTTCAGACGCTTCCCGTGACAAGCCCGAAGTTCGCattgatgttgatggaaaGCAGCAGAATCTTCGATGGGTGGATGGACAAGTGGATGAACTCGACATCGATATCGCCCTTCAACGTTTCGAAGAAGCAGTTTCTGGCATTGAGAGGCTTAGGAAATTAGCCAGGGGCTTGAAGGGGAACTCATATGCGCAGCAGATCATCAACAGCAAGGTCGATGAACGCGCGGCAAGGCTGGCTAGTGTCTTATCACGAGCATTGGCTGACACTCACTCGTTCTTGAATGCCACCAAGACTAACGTTACCTGGCTCACTCGTCTAGGATTTGAGGATCAGGCTCGGGAGGCCTACTTGAAAGCTCGATCCGACGTGATCTCCAAACGGGTCCG GGCATGTGTCTTCGAGGGCGATCTTCCCCTCTATATATTCCAGGTTTCCTACGTCTATTTCACTCTGATCAAAAACACAATCAACATCTACCAGCAATGCTTCCCGGCTGTTCTGACAAGTGCCTGCATCAAGTGGGCCAAACACCACCTGGATGGATTCAATGCCCTTCTCACCCGGCAGCTCAGCAGCGTACAGCGAGGCACGACTGTCTGGCAGAAATGCATCGATATTGTACACGAGCATGCCGACTCTTTGACCGAAGTCGGTGTAGATTTCGTTGACCTTGTTGCCAAGGGTTTGGATCTGCATGATAATGGTGGCGAGAAGCCACAAATGACTCGGTCGGAGTCTCTCATTTCGGGGCTGGCAGATGCTGCACGGGACCATGCTTTTTGA
- a CDS encoding allantoate permease family MFS transporter, giving the protein MALVEEKTKSEPASLPMKSNSLSQSSLEGGQFDINEKALLRKLDYRLLPPLTILYLLSFLDRSNVGNARLEGMAADIGMTGNMYLTGLTLYFIGYVAFEVPSNIVLKRTTPRIWLPTLTLLWGIVATLLGVVQNYAGYLTSRTALGIAESGLFPGVVFYLSMWYKRNEQHYRVALFFSAASLAGAFGGILAWGIAHMRGVGGYNGWRWIFILEGLVTVVMSIVAYFWVYNYPATAEFLTDKERAFIQFRLKNDSDATRDEKFSWTAVFEAFKDVKVWLYGLCFHTMSLPLYTLSLFMPTIIKELGYSAAKAQLLTVPPYALGFILTIIVAILSERTRRRAPFIIGSTTFACIGYILLLTSKRASVCYAGVFFAAGGIYPSVAIVLSWPANNVSGQTKRAIANAMQISIGNLGAVMGTQLYRTESSPRYYVGHGFALGYLLANIAVVSVLWAVLNRENIDKAKQREAKGITAIIGDIGDAGGDFQGDRDSRWIFQT; this is encoded by the exons ATGGCTTTAGTTGAGGAAAAGACAAAATCGGAGCCTGCATCGCTACCGATGAAATCAAATTCGCTTTCCCAGAGCAGTCTAGAAGGAGGTCAATTCGATATCAATGAAAAGGCGTTGTTGCGTAAGCTGGATTACCGACTCCTTCCACCATTGACGATACTGTATCTTCTGTCCTTCTTAGACAGAAGCAATG TTGGCAACGCTCGCTTGGAGGGAATGGCTGCGGATATTGGGATGA CGGGCAACATGTACCTTACTGGTCTCACACTCTACTTCATTGGTTACGTCGCTTTTGAGGTCCCTTCCAACATTGTGCTAAAGAGGACTACACCTCGGATATGGCTCCCCACACTCACATTGCTCTGGGGTATCGTTGCCACACTTCTTGGAGTTGTCCAGAATTACGCGGGATACCTGACATCACGGACAG CCTTGGGGATCGCTGAAAGTGGACTGTTTCCGGGCGTCGTCTTCTATCTTTCTATGTGGTATAAGCGAAATGAGCAGCACTATCGCGttgccctcttcttcagcgctgCGTCGCTTGCTGGTGCTTTTGGAGGCATTCTTGCCTGG GGCATTGCGCATATGCGTGGTGTTGGTGGCTACAATGGCTGGCGATGGATATTTATATTG GAAGGACTGGTGACTGTTGTCATGTCCATTGTCGCTTATTTCTGGGTCTACAATTACCCTGCAACTGCAGAGTTCTTGACAGACAAGGAGCGCGCGTTCATCCAATTCCGCCTGAAGAACGATAGCGATGCCACCCGGGACGAAAAGTTCAGTTGGACGGCAGTGTTTGAAGCGTTCAAAGATGTTAAGGTTTGGTTGTACGGGCTCTGTTTTCACACGATGTCTCTGCCCTTGTACACATTATCGCTGTTCATG CCCACGATCATCAAGGAACTGGGTTATTCGGCTGCCAAGGCCCAGCTGCTTACTGTCCCTCCTTATGCCTTGGGATTCATTCTGACAATCATCGTCGCAATCCTTTCTGAACGCACTCGGCGCCGCGCGCCATTCATCATTGGCTCGACCACGTTCGCCTGCATCGGATatatcctccttctcactTCAAAAAGAGCGTCTGTATGCTACGCTGGggtcttcttcgccgctggTGGCATCTACCCTTCGGTGGCCATCGTGCTGTCTTGGCCGGCCAACAACGTCTCCGGGCAAACCAAACGCGCTATAGCCAATGCGATGCAGATTTCGATTGGAAACTTGGGAGCTGTAATGGGCACGCAACTCTATCGGACTGAAAGCAGTCCGCGCTACTATGTTGGCCATGGATTTGCATTAGGGTACCTCCTTGCGAATATCGCTGTGGTTAGTGTCCTGTGGGCTGTGCTCAATCGGGAGAACATCGATAAGGCCAAGCAGAGAGAGGCAAAGGGCATAACTGCAATTATCGGAGATATTGGGGATGCAGGAGGCGATTTCCAGGGCGACAGAGACTCTCGGTGGATTTTCCAGACTTGA
- the gel2 gene encoding 1,3-beta-glucanosyltransferase gel2: MLPTYVRLFTAVCALATTASAVVPIEVKGKDFVNSKTGDRFQILGVDYQPGGSSGFTKDKDPLSDPDACLRDAALMQRLGVNTIRIYNLSPSLNHDECASIFNAAGIYMILDVNSPLYGGYLDRTDPESTYNDVYFKQVFGVIEAFKNFPNTLAFFAGNEVINEQSVKNVPTYVRAIQRDMKDYIAKNLDRSIPVGYSAADIRPILMDTLNYFMCADDANSQSDFFGLNSYSWCGNSSYTKSGYDVLTKDFADASIPVFFSEYGCNEVQPRYFSEVQALYGQEMTQSFSGGLVYEYTQEENDYGLVQINDNGTVTLLVDYDNLMAQYSKLDMSRIQASNTTQTSAKPPKCESSLITNSTFTDSFDLPKRPSKVQTMIDKGLSDANTGKLVEVKNTDIKQKIYNANGEEITGIKLSILASGESNTPGAHSSGSTSGSSSSGGSSSSSSDKESAAGTISVPFVGLLSAASFMAFFML, translated from the exons ATGCTTCCG ACTTACGTTCGCCTTTTCACGGCGGTCTGCGCTCTCGCGACCACTGCCAGCGCCGTCGTTCCCATCGAGGTCAAGGGAAAGGACTTTGTGAACAGTAAAACCGGTGATCGGTTCCAGATCTTGGGTGTCGA CTACCAGCCCGGCGGTTCCTCTGgcttcaccaaggacaaggacccTCTCAGCGATCCTGATGCATGCTTGCGGGATGCCGCTCTCATGCAGCGTTTGGGC GTTAACACCATCCGTATCTATAACTTGTCGCCGAGTCTCAACCACGACGAGTGCGCATCCATCTTCAACGCAGCTGGTATCTACATGATCTTGGATGTCAACTCGCCTTTGTATGGCGGATACCTCGACAGAACCGACCCCGAAAGCACCTACAATGATGTCTATTTCAAGCAGGTCTTCGGTGTGATCGAAGCGTTCAAGAACTTCCCCAACACcctggccttcttcgccgGAAACGAGGTCATCAACGAGCAGAGTGTCAAGAACGTTCCCACTTACGTCCGG GCGATTCAGCGTGACATGAAGGACTACATCGCAAAGAACCTTGACCGCAGCATTCCTGTTGGCTATTCTGCTGCCGATATTCGTCCCATCCTCATGGACACCCTCAACTACTTCATGTGCGCTGACGATGCTAATTCCCAATCGGACTTCTTCGGCCTCAACTCCTACTCGTGGTGCGGCAACTCGTCCTACACCAAGAGTGGCTACGATGTCCTCACCAAGGACTTTGCCGACGCCTCTATCCCCGTCTTCTTCTCCGAGTACGGCTGCAACGAAGTCCAGCCCCGCTACTTCAGCGAAGTGCAGGCCCTTTACGGTCAGGAGATGACCCAGTCCTTCTCCGGCGGTCTCGTCTACGAATACACCCAGGAGGAGAACGACTACGGTCTCGTTCAGATCAATGACAACGGCACCGTCacgctcctcgtcgactATGATAACCTCATGGCGCAATACAGCAAGCTCGACATGAGCCGCATCCAAGCCTCCAACACAACCCAGACCTCCGCCAAGCCCCCCAAGTGCGAATCCTCCCTTATCACCAACTCCACTTTCACCGACTCCTTCGACCTGCCCAAGAGACCCTCCAAAGTCCAGACTATGATCGACAAAGGCCTCTCCGACGCTAACACCggcaagctcgtcgaggTTAAGAATACCGACATCAAGCAGAAGATCTACAACGCCAACGGCGAGGagatcaccggcatcaaGCTGAGCATCCTGGCTAGCGGCGAGTCCAATACCCCCGGTGCTCACAGCTCCGGATCTACTTCTGGCTCTTCCAGCTCCGGCGGCAGCTCGTCTTCCAGCTCTGACAAGGAGAGTGCAGCGGGCACGATTTCCGTGCCCTTCGTTGGCCTCCTGTCTGCGGCCTCGTTCATGGCGTTCTTCATGCTGTAA
- a CDS encoding putative ABC transporter produces the protein MLLRRSISRSCHFRPSSFIRIARHGSSLAPPLIRIQDGTFYENYPTSDDAVKGRNRPLFQNLNFVLPSKPTPSPTDGKESLQHWAVIGSSGRTQLLDILRGQHICLPPTARSYPFLLTDEIAAKDPRLRFVGNAIQYIGFIGEGSEAIGGTRGAYLSARYESLREETDWTVRQYLRGQTSLNPLEGEEGGTVRNEELLTQVITDLRLGELLDMPVANLSNGQTRRARIAKALLSEPELLLLDEPFMGLDPATVRSISGLLERLAVKASPRLILALRPQDNLPDWITHILLLGNSNQILFQGTRSEADKVMHVWKHLPKKAKRFSTLSEEEHKILDNARKDMESGILDQQLLWDLNLIKTSSGRSTAVATHGGEPLIEMEGVRVQYGDKVVLGGWKQTVSDQKKEGLHWTVRRGQRWVVLGANGSGKTTLLSLITSDHPQTYALPIKVFGRSRLPEAGKPGISIFELQSRLGHSSPEIHAFFPRQLSIRQAIESAFAETFLAKPTLDHERDLDVSAALRFFKAELDPDAAVTTQQEPPAVNFRAMDLFPKIEQLKFTKKNRDFVPTDYDVEYADSVRFGELSTAQQRLVLFIRALIHKPDIIILDEPFSNMSASLRDKCIHFLEAGEMRGNLKSPITKRAANPEATWLKGSNVNPSEVRHRGLSKDQALIMISHVKEEIPDSVRYYMRLPSDPGDGGEPLDFRFGVLQRGSVMSDPKIWDLAWSPPSAFDKAAKQVPQKLSSDKNRRHDENIYEWYTI, from the exons ATGCTGCTCAGACGATCCATATCGCGCTCCTGCCACTTCAGACCGTCGAGTTTTATTCGCATTGCTCGCCATGGCTCCTCCTTGGCACCGCCGCTAATTCGCATCCAAGATGGGACTTTCTACGAAAACTATCCTACTTCCGACGATGCGGTCAAAGGCCGTAACCGCCCTCTCTTCCAGAACTTAAATTTCGTTCTACCTTCGAAGCCAACTCCTTCTCCCACCGATGGCAAGGAAAGTCTACAACATTGGGCTGTGATCGGTTCGTCGGGAAGAACTCAGCTGCTCGACATCCTCCGCGGCCAGCACATCTGTCTCCCGCCCACCGCTCGCAGTTATCCTTTCCTTCTCACGGACGAGATAGCGGCCAAAGATCCTCGGTTACGGTTTGTGGGAAATGCAATTCAATACATTGGCTTCATCGGGGAGGGTTCAGAGGCAATTGGTGGCACTCGGGGCGCGTACCTGAGTGCTCGGTATGAGAGTCTCCGGGAAGAAACCGACTGGACGGTTCGCCAGTATCTTCGGGGCCAAACCTCTCTGAATCCCTtagagggagaggagggtGGAACGGTCCGAAACGAGGAGTTGTTGACGCAGGTTATCACCGACTTGCGCTTAGGCGAGCTGCTCGACATGCCGGTTGCCAATCTGAGCAATGGCCAAACAAGGCGTGCACGGATCGCAAAGGCCCTTCTCAGTGAGCCAGAGCTGTTATTGCTTGATGAACCTTTCA TGGGCCTAGATCCAGCTACAGTTCGGAGTATTTCCGGCCTTCTCGAACGCCTAGCAGTGAAGGCCTCGCCAAGGTTGATCCTCGCTCTGAGGCCGCAGGACAATCTTCCGGATTGGATCACtcacattcttcttctcgggaaTTCCAACCAGATCCTGTTCCAGGGCACAAGGTCGGAAGCGGACAAAGTCATGCACGTCTGGAAGCATCTTCCAAAGAAGGCCAAGAGGTTCTCAACGCTCAGTGAAGAGGAACACAAGATACTGGACAACGCTCGAAAGGATATGGAGTCGGGCATTCTCGACCAACAACTGCTCTGGGATCTCAATCTTATCAAAACTAGCTCGGGCCGAAGCACTGCAGTGGCAACTCATGGGGGAGAGCCGCTGATCGAGATGGAAGGTGTTCGTGTGCAATACGGCGACAAGGTCGTCCTTGGTGGGTGGAAGCAAACGGTCAGCGATCAAAAAAAGGAGGGACTGCATTGGACCGTTCGTCGTGGCCAGCGTTGGGTGGTACTTGGGGCCAATGGTTCAGGGAAAACCACATTGCTATCCTTGATCACCTCGGACCATCCACAAACATACGCTTTGCCGATCAAGGTCTTTGGACGCTCGCGTTTGCCCGAGGCAGGCAAGCCGGGCATTTCGATCTTTGAGCTTCAATCGCGTCTTGGTCACTCGTCTCCTGAAATTCATGCTTTTTTCCCCCGGCAACTTAGCATACGACAGGCCATCGAGTCTGCCTTTGCCGAAACATTCCTTGCGAAGCCGACTCTGGATCACGAACGAGACTTGGACGTAAGTGCAGCGCTGAGGTTCTTCAAAGCCGAATTAGACCCAGATGCGGCCGTCACCACTCAACAGGAACCACCCGCTGTAAATTTCCGCGCGATGGACTTATTCCCCAAGATCGAACAGCTCAAATTTACCAAAAAGAATCGCGATTTTGTGCCTACAGACTATGATGTCGAGTATGCCGACTCTGTACGGTTCGGAGAACTCAGCACTGCCCAGCAACGCCTCGTGCTCTTCATTCGTGCATTGATCCACAAGCCCGACATTATCATCCTTGACGAGCCTTTCTCCAACATGTCTGCGTCCCTCAGAGACAAGTGTATCCACTTCCTCGAGGCCGGTGAGATGCGCGGCAATCTCAAATCCCCCATCACGAAGCGCGCAGCAAACCCAGAGGCTACGTGGCTCAAGGGCTCCAATGTCAACCCTAGTGAAGTACGGCACCGAGGCCTATCCAAGGACCAGGCTCTCATCATGATTAGCCACGTTAAGGAGGAAATTCCGGACAGCGTCCGGTACTATATGCGTCTCCCGTCCGATCCCGGCGACGGAGGCGAGCCACTTGACTTCCGGTTTGGGGTTCTACAACGGGGCAGTGTCATGAGTGACCCAAAGATCTGGGATCTGGCATGGTCTCCTCCTTCGGCGTTCGATAAAGCAGCCAAGCAAGTACCGCAGAAACTATCCTCCGATAAGAATAGGCGCCATGACGAGAATATCTATGAATGGTACACGATATAA
- a CDS encoding acyl-CoA synthetase, whose translation MTVDPSTTNGRSESQEVSPLDSIPSLPLFLEAQKVSQHNAGKVAVIDAAKGEQFSYTQLLVDTAELKKTILEDLGLKDLEERRIAFLVPNGYDYVVIQWAIWAAGGVCVPLCTTHPVKELLYTIEDSDPSLVILHPAFDKVREPLRESVAKDVPFMNFQSFHAKKDLSSKSLPTFSPVSFLDRRALMIYTSGTTSKPKGCVTTHKNITFQARCLIEAWKYSPSDHLIHVLPLHHVHGIINGLTSSFLSGATVEMHPKFDPQVIWNRWQDQDSSTMFMAVPTIYSRLIDYFEANIRGTDKEAAARSGAKSLRLVVSGSAALPTPIKTKFAAITGQILLERYGMTEIGMALSCGLDVDKRIDGSVGWPLPGVQVRLVDKETGAIIETANEDGMIEIKGENVFLEYWRQPDATAREFTADGWFKTGDVARRDGSGAYFIQGRASVDLIKSGGYKISALEVERKMLGLDTIEEVAVVGLADEEWGQRVAAVVKQRPGTEPLDLLGLRAQLKQEMAPYKIPTVLKVVDCIERNAMGKVNKKIIVQKYWPDKA comes from the exons ATGACTGTTGAcccctccaccaccaatGGCCG TTCAGAGTCACAAGAAGTCTCTCCGTTAGATtcaattccttctctccCCTTATTTCTCGAAGCACAAAAAGTCTCGCAGCACAATGCGGGGAAAGTTGCAGTGATAGACGCCGCCAAGGGGGAGCAATTTAGCTACACGCAGCTGTTAGTGGATACGGCAGAGTTGAAAAAAACCATTCTTGAGGACTTGGGGCTGAAAGATCTGGAAGAAAGGCGCATCGCCTTCCTGGTCCCGAATGGATACGATTATGTTGTCATCCAGTGGGCTATCTGGGCTGCTGGCGGCGTGTGTGTACCTCTCT GTACAACTCATCCGGTGAAGGAATTGCTTTACACAATAGAAGACTCCGACCCATCTTTGGTCATTCTACACCCTGCATTCGACAAGGTCAGGGAGCCGCTACGTGAGTCAGTTGCCAAGGATGTACCATTCATGAATTTCCAGTCTTTCCATGCGAAAAAGGATCTCTCATCGAAGTCTCTGCCTACGTTCAGCCCTGTCTCCTTCCTGGATCGAAGGGCACTGATGATCTACACATCTGGTACAACCTCAAAACCCAAAGGTTGCGTCACCACGCACAAGAACATCACCTTCCAAGCGAGATGCCTCATCGAAGCGTGGAAGTACAGCCCGTCCGACCACCTCATCCATGTCCTACCGCTTCATCACGTCCATGGGATCATCAACGGCCTAACATCTAGTTTCCTCAGCGGAGCTACGGTTGAGATGCACCCGAAATTCGACCCGCAAGTCATATGGAACCGGTGGCAGGATCAGGACTCCTCCACGATGTTCATGGCCGTTCCGACGATCTACTCTCGATTGATCGATTACTTCGAGGCCAACATACGCGGTACAGACAAGGAAGCCGCCGCCCGAAGTGGCGCCAAGTCCTTGAGGCTCGTCGTAAGCGGTTCCGCGGCGCTCCCTACCCCTATCAAGACCAAGTTCGCCGCAATCACAGGCCAGATCCTTTTGGAGCGCTACGGCATGACCGAGATCGGCATGGCGCTCAGTTGTGGGCTGGACGTCGACAAGCGCATAGACGGCAGCGTCGGCTGGCCTCTGCCTGGCGTACAGGTTCGGCTCGTCGACAAGGAAACGGGCGCAATCATCGAAACAGCGAACGAGGACGGCATGATCGAGATCAAAGGGGAGAATGTCTTCCTCGAATACTGGCGACAGCCCGACGCGACAGCCAGGGAGTTCACTGCAGACGGATGGTTCAAGACGGGGGACGTTGCACGGCGCGATGGTTCCGGCGCATACTTTATCCAAGGCCGGGCGTCGGTCGACCTGATCAAGTCCGGTGGGTACAAGATCTCGGCCCTAGAGGTGGAACGGAAGATGCTGGGCTTGGATACCATTGAGGAAGTTGCGGTTGTGGGCCTGGCCGACGAGGAATGGGGCCAGCGAGTCGCTGCTGTTGTCAAGCAACGGCCTGGG ACTGAGCCGCTGGACCTTCTGGGCCTTCGTGCGCAACTTAAACAGGAGATGGCCCCTTACAAGATTCCAACGGTGCTGAAGGTCGTAGACTGCATTGAGCGCAATGCGATGGGTAAGGTGAACAAGAAGATAATCGTACAGAAATACTGGCCTGATAAGGCTTGA